A region of Streptomyces sp. TG1A-60 DNA encodes the following proteins:
- a CDS encoding pyridoxamine 5'-phosphate oxidase family protein, with protein MPENPSNWAALAAAEPALAQTVEARFGAFTHHVLATLRKDGSPRTTGLEVRFRGGELWLGMMPDSLKALDLRRDPRFSLQANPGPGTEMGGGDVRVSGRAVEVDDPAVRAAYGVEGEQESGKERGDGEEVEPPEPFHLFRTELTEVVRTYVEDDKYLVVQVWKPGAPVRTLRRT; from the coding sequence ATGCCAGAGAATCCTTCCAACTGGGCCGCCCTCGCCGCCGCCGAACCCGCGCTCGCGCAGACCGTCGAGGCGCGCTTCGGGGCCTTCACGCATCACGTCCTCGCCACCCTCCGCAAGGACGGCTCGCCGCGCACGACCGGGCTGGAGGTCCGCTTCCGGGGCGGTGAGCTGTGGCTGGGGATGATGCCGGACTCGCTGAAGGCGCTCGATCTGCGCCGCGATCCCCGCTTCTCGCTCCAGGCCAATCCCGGCCCCGGTACAGAGATGGGCGGGGGTGACGTACGGGTGAGCGGGCGGGCGGTCGAGGTCGACGATCCCGCGGTCAGGGCGGCGTACGGCGTCGAGGGCGAGCAGGAGAGCGGCAAGGAGCGCGGGGACGGCGAAGAGGTGGAACCGCCGGAGCCGTTCCACCTCTTCCGCACCGAGTTGACGGAGGTCGTACGGACCTACGTCGAGGACGACAAGTACCTGGTCGTCCAGGTCTGGAAGCCCGGAGCCCCGGTGCGCACGCTCAGGCGGACCTGA